Proteins co-encoded in one Haloarcula pelagica genomic window:
- the carB gene encoding carbamoyl-phosphate synthase large subunit, which translates to MTAEEDRTILLIGSGPIKIGQAAEFDYSGAQACRALQEEGARVVLVNSNPATIMTDPEMADKVYLEPINTEAISEIIRKEDPDGVIAGLGGQTGLNVTAELAEEGVLDEYDVDVMGTPLDTIYATEDRDLFRQRMEDIDEPVCASTTIALDDDESVTDFDEETFRQKVEDAVDEVGGLPVIARTTYTLGGSGSGVVHEFDELVERVRKGLRLSRNGEVLVTESIEGWVELEYEVMRDADDSCIIICNMENIDPMGIHTGESTVVTPSQVIPDEGHQEMRDSALKVIRELGIQGGCNIQHAWRDDGTPGGEYRVVEVNPRVSRSSALASKATGYPIARVTAKVALGKRLHEIENEITGETTAAFEPAIDYVVTKVPRWPIDKFTDVDFELSTAMKSTGEAMSIGRTFPESLLKALRSSEYDPAVDFNEVGDGELESEYLERASPDRPYAIFEAFLRGYSVDAVVDFTDIHEWYVERFEQVAEAARAAMDGDYEAAAQAGFTDQEITALAGGEFEDTHVSWLPAGIEDDGGDEPEVEAATDGSGVTVDTVETDTTDRDYKLVDTCAGEFKATTPYYYSTRDPISGIDRNELQIDPDVESVVVVGGGPIRIGQGVEFDYCSVHAVRALEELGIDAHVVNNNPETVSTDYDTSDGLFFEPVTAEEVADVVEATNADGVMVQFGGQTSVDIGHPLEQELDRRGLDCEIMGTSVEAMDLAEDRDRFNKLMDDLGIAQAEGGTATSEDEALELAEEIGYPVLVRPSYVLGGRAMDVVYNDDDLKTYIEEAVRVSPDKPILIDDFLADAVELDVDAVADEDDVLIGGVMEHVETAGVHSGDSACMIPPRSQEIKDVMPRIREVTEDIAEALDTVGLLNVQLAVRDGEVYVLEANPRSSRTVPFISKTTGVPIAKLAAKVMAGGSLADLNVAEQIPEQVSVKEVVLPFDRLPGSDPRLGPEMKSTGEVMGTAGSFGKAYQKAQMCVDKPIPLSGTAIVDLPVLGYEEHFDVKSLDDYEDTEAVVEAIQNGEIDLVASRDRDVLEACVEETVTYFSTRESAEAALEAINSDDQPLAVQAVGERPKTQREWGR; encoded by the coding sequence ATGACAGCCGAGGAAGACCGCACGATACTTCTCATCGGGAGCGGCCCGATCAAGATCGGACAGGCCGCCGAGTTCGACTACTCCGGCGCACAGGCGTGTCGCGCCCTGCAGGAGGAAGGGGCCCGAGTCGTCCTGGTGAACTCGAACCCGGCGACCATCATGACCGATCCCGAGATGGCCGACAAGGTGTACCTCGAACCGATCAACACCGAGGCCATCAGCGAGATCATCCGGAAGGAAGACCCCGACGGCGTCATCGCCGGCCTGGGCGGCCAGACCGGCCTCAACGTCACCGCCGAACTCGCCGAGGAGGGCGTCTTGGACGAGTACGACGTGGACGTGATGGGGACGCCACTGGACACCATCTACGCGACCGAGGACCGCGACCTGTTCCGCCAGCGCATGGAGGACATCGACGAACCGGTGTGTGCGTCGACGACCATCGCGCTCGACGACGACGAGTCCGTCACGGACTTCGACGAAGAGACGTTCCGGCAGAAGGTCGAGGACGCCGTCGACGAGGTCGGCGGCCTACCGGTCATCGCCCGGACGACCTACACGCTGGGTGGCTCCGGCTCCGGCGTCGTCCACGAGTTCGACGAACTCGTCGAGCGGGTGCGCAAGGGCCTTCGCCTCTCCCGGAACGGCGAGGTGCTCGTCACCGAGTCCATCGAGGGCTGGGTCGAACTCGAATACGAGGTGATGCGGGACGCCGACGACTCCTGTATCATCATCTGTAACATGGAGAACATCGACCCGATGGGGATCCACACCGGGGAGTCGACGGTCGTGACGCCCTCGCAGGTCATCCCCGACGAGGGTCACCAGGAGATGCGCGACTCCGCGCTGAAGGTCATCCGCGAACTCGGGATTCAGGGTGGGTGTAACATCCAACACGCCTGGCGTGACGACGGCACGCCCGGCGGCGAGTACCGCGTCGTCGAGGTCAACCCCCGCGTCTCCCGCTCCTCGGCGCTGGCCTCGAAGGCGACGGGCTACCCCATCGCCCGCGTGACCGCGAAGGTCGCGCTCGGCAAGCGGCTCCACGAGATCGAAAACGAGATCACCGGCGAGACGACCGCCGCCTTCGAGCCCGCCATCGACTACGTCGTGACGAAGGTGCCACGCTGGCCCATCGACAAGTTCACCGACGTGGACTTCGAGCTGTCGACGGCGATGAAATCGACCGGGGAGGCGATGTCCATCGGCCGGACCTTCCCCGAGAGCCTCCTGAAGGCGTTGCGCTCCTCGGAGTACGACCCGGCCGTCGACTTCAACGAGGTCGGCGACGGCGAACTCGAGTCGGAGTACCTCGAACGGGCCTCGCCCGACCGGCCCTACGCCATCTTCGAGGCGTTCCTGCGCGGCTACAGCGTCGACGCAGTCGTCGACTTCACCGACATCCACGAGTGGTACGTCGAGCGGTTTGAGCAGGTCGCCGAAGCCGCGCGGGCGGCGATGGACGGCGACTACGAGGCCGCCGCACAGGCCGGCTTCACCGACCAGGAGATCACCGCACTGGCCGGCGGCGAGTTCGAGGACACCCACGTCTCCTGGCTCCCCGCGGGGATCGAGGACGACGGCGGCGACGAACCGGAAGTCGAAGCAGCCACAGATGGCTCCGGTGTCACGGTCGACACCGTCGAGACCGACACCACCGACCGGGACTACAAGCTCGTCGACACCTGCGCGGGCGAGTTCAAGGCGACGACCCCGTACTACTACTCGACCCGCGATCCGATCTCGGGGATCGACCGCAACGAACTCCAGATCGATCCCGATGTCGAGAGCGTCGTCGTGGTCGGGGGCGGCCCGATCCGGATCGGCCAGGGTGTCGAGTTCGACTACTGTTCGGTCCACGCGGTCCGTGCTCTGGAGGAACTGGGGATCGACGCCCACGTCGTCAACAACAACCCCGAGACCGTCTCGACGGACTACGACACCTCAGACGGGCTGTTCTTCGAGCCGGTCACCGCAGAGGAGGTCGCCGACGTGGTCGAGGCGACCAACGCCGACGGCGTGATGGTCCAGTTCGGCGGCCAGACCTCCGTCGACATCGGTCACCCGCTCGAACAGGAACTCGACCGCCGCGGGCTGGACTGTGAGATCATGGGGACCTCCGTCGAGGCGATGGACCTCGCGGAGGACCGGGACCGGTTCAACAAACTGATGGACGACCTGGGCATCGCCCAGGCCGAGGGTGGCACCGCCACCAGCGAGGACGAGGCCCTCGAACTGGCAGAAGAGATCGGCTACCCCGTCCTGGTCCGCCCGAGCTACGTGCTGGGCGGGCGCGCGATGGACGTGGTCTACAACGACGACGACCTGAAGACCTACATCGAGGAGGCAGTGCGTGTCTCCCCGGACAAGCCCATCCTCATCGACGACTTCCTGGCCGACGCCGTCGAACTGGATGTCGACGCCGTGGCCGACGAGGACGACGTGCTCATCGGCGGCGTGATGGAACACGTCGAGACCGCCGGGGTCCACTCGGGCGACTCCGCGTGTATGATCCCGCCCCGCTCCCAGGAGATCAAGGACGTGATGCCGCGCATCCGCGAGGTCACCGAGGACATCGCCGAGGCGCTGGACACGGTGGGCCTGCTGAACGTCCAGCTCGCGGTCCGTGACGGCGAGGTGTACGTGCTGGAGGCGAACCCACGGTCCTCCCGGACGGTGCCGTTCATCTCGAAGACGACGGGCGTTCCGATCGCGAAGCTCGCCGCGAAGGTGATGGCCGGCGGCTCCCTGGCCGACCTGAACGTGGCAGAACAGATCCCCGAGCAGGTGTCGGTCAAGGAGGTCGTACTGCCGTTCGACCGTCTGCCGGGTTCGGACCCGCGGCTCGGTCCCGAGATGAAATCGACCGGCGAGGTCATGGGCACCGCCGGCTCCTTCGGCAAGGCCTACCAGAAGGCCCAGATGTGTGTCGACAAGCCGATCCCGCTGTCGGGGACCGCCATCGTCGACCTGCCGGTGCTTGGCTACGAGGAACACTTCGATGTCAAGAGTCTCGACGACTACGAGGACACCGAGGCCGTCGTCGAGGCCATCCAGAACGGCGAGATCGACCTGGTCGCCTCCCGGGACCGGGACGTGCTCGAAGCGTGTGTCGAGGAGACCGTGACCTACTTCTCGACCCGCGAGAGCGCCGAGGCCGCGCTGGAAGCTATCAACTCCGACGACCAGCCCCTGGCCGTCCAGGCCGTCGGCGAGCGCCCGAAGACCCAGCGCGAGTGGGGCCGCTGA
- a CDS encoding histidine kinase N-terminal 7TM domain-containing protein: MSAGLCAFGLAAYLLRHRGSPGVSWFVSSFLAIGLWCLTYGAGLLVDSYPLRMSLEAVGLIAAVWTGPLFLMFTLEYTGRTATTRSWQAGVIMAPAAAISGLILAPQYHSLLWSGVRPAPVFGLSVPTYTIGPLLYLITVFVLVCTGVGALLLVETVLNYGPLYRTEAAAVALSTLPPAAGALPWLFNVGPAPQLNLAPLLFLGHIALDGYAFVGSNMFETNPTTERAAERSAVEDLGSPTFVLDTADRVVTVNDAAADVFCLDRETVLGSRLSALVDVDLTDGADRQIVSVTTDSRDRQFSVVTSPLTDPADRRVGRTVVFQEITREREREQRLDVLNRVIRHNLRNEMTVIMGHADLVSRRSDDEEIDASAETIKASGERLLATGEKAREFERLRGREPRSDPVDVVELVDALTTEIDIEFPNATVEADLPSTPTIVETDPQVLSLVVSSLLENALAHNETDDPRAVAAVASAADGIELTISDNGPGIEADELAPIRKGEETSLEHSTGIGLWIVSWGVSMLGGEIDFETDGDGTAVSVRLT; the protein is encoded by the coding sequence GTGAGCGCCGGACTCTGCGCGTTCGGGCTGGCCGCCTATCTGCTGCGCCACCGCGGCAGTCCGGGGGTGAGTTGGTTCGTCAGCTCGTTTCTGGCGATCGGGCTCTGGTGTCTCACCTACGGCGCCGGCTTGCTCGTCGACAGCTACCCGCTCCGGATGTCCCTCGAAGCGGTCGGGCTGATCGCCGCAGTCTGGACCGGACCGCTGTTCCTGATGTTCACGCTGGAGTACACCGGCCGCACGGCGACGACCCGGAGCTGGCAGGCGGGAGTGATTATGGCCCCGGCGGCGGCGATCTCGGGGTTGATCCTGGCCCCGCAGTACCACTCGCTGCTGTGGAGCGGGGTCCGGCCGGCACCAGTGTTCGGGCTCTCCGTGCCGACCTACACGATCGGCCCGCTCCTGTATCTGATCACGGTCTTCGTGCTCGTGTGTACCGGCGTCGGCGCGCTGTTGCTCGTCGAGACGGTGCTCAACTACGGCCCGCTGTATCGGACGGAGGCGGCCGCGGTCGCGCTCAGCACGCTCCCGCCGGCGGCGGGTGCACTGCCGTGGCTGTTCAACGTCGGCCCGGCTCCACAGCTCAACCTCGCGCCACTTCTGTTCCTCGGGCACATCGCCCTGGACGGCTACGCGTTCGTCGGGAGCAACATGTTCGAGACGAACCCGACGACGGAACGGGCGGCCGAACGGTCCGCCGTCGAGGACCTCGGGAGCCCGACGTTCGTTCTCGACACCGCCGACCGGGTGGTCACGGTCAACGACGCTGCTGCGGACGTGTTCTGTCTGGACCGGGAGACGGTGCTGGGCAGTCGACTGTCCGCCCTCGTCGACGTGGACCTGACGGACGGCGCCGACCGGCAGATCGTCTCGGTTACCACCGACAGCCGCGACCGGCAGTTCTCGGTGGTCACGTCACCGCTGACCGATCCGGCCGACCGTCGCGTGGGCCGAACCGTCGTCTTCCAGGAGATCACGCGCGAGCGGGAACGCGAACAGCGACTGGACGTACTCAACCGCGTCATCCGGCACAACCTCCGCAACGAGATGACGGTCATCATGGGCCACGCCGATCTCGTCAGCCGGCGCAGCGACGACGAGGAGATCGACGCCTCCGCCGAGACGATCAAAGCGAGCGGCGAGCGGCTGCTTGCCACCGGCGAGAAAGCGCGGGAGTTCGAGCGTCTCCGGGGCAGAGAGCCGCGGTCGGACCCCGTCGACGTTGTGGAACTCGTCGACGCGCTCACGACCGAGATCGACATCGAGTTCCCGAACGCCACCGTCGAGGCGGATCTCCCGTCGACCCCGACGATCGTCGAGACCGACCCACAGGTGCTATCTCTCGTCGTGTCGAGCCTCCTGGAGAACGCGCTGGCACACAACGAGACCGACGATCCGAGGGCAGTCGCGGCAGTGGCCTCGGCTGCCGACGGGATCGAGCTCACGATCAGCGACAACGGCCCGGGGATCGAGGCCGACGAACTGGCGCCGATCCGGAAGGGCGAAGAGACATCGCTGGAGCACTCGACCGGGATCGGCCTCTGGATCGTCAGCTGGGGCGTCTCGATGCTCGGTGGGGAGATCGATTTCGAGACGGACGGCGACGGGACGGCCGTCTCGGTCCGGTTGACGTGA
- a CDS encoding DUF6069 family protein, which translates to METTTRYPAPTGAGDLTRRTTAGVLVAVVAALLVRAVVTTLGLPVGPSGATSPFASFPIVTSVVVAGVGAALVYAGLVRTTARPVRNFAALVAVVFLGMLVPVVAVAPALGVTAVGQAVLVVLHLVVAVPITAFVVGAVRL; encoded by the coding sequence ATGGAGACAACAACCCGCTATCCGGCGCCGACGGGGGCCGGCGATCTGACCCGGCGGACGACCGCCGGTGTCCTGGTCGCCGTCGTCGCAGCGTTGCTCGTCCGTGCCGTCGTCACCACGCTCGGCCTCCCGGTCGGTCCCTCCGGAGCGACGAGCCCGTTCGCGTCGTTCCCGATCGTCACGAGCGTCGTCGTCGCCGGTGTCGGTGCCGCCCTCGTGTACGCGGGGCTGGTCCGGACGACTGCCCGGCCGGTCCGGAACTTCGCGGCGCTGGTGGCCGTCGTGTTCCTCGGGATGCTCGTCCCGGTCGTCGCCGTGGCGCCGGCGCTGGGCGTGACAGCCGTCGGACAAGCAGTGCTGGTCGTCTTGCACCTCGTGGTCGCCGTTCCGATCACGGCGTTCGTCGTGGGCGCCGTCCGGCTGTAG
- the carA gene encoding glutamine-hydrolyzing carbamoyl-phosphate synthase small subunit, which translates to MADAYVALEGERVVEARARAPGTARGELVFTTAYTGYEESLTDPSYEEQVLTFSYPLIGNYGVREERFESDRVHPRAAVAREMTDDVAEWLESEGVPAVDHLDTRDIVTEIRDEGAMKCGIAAGPDATADDALEQLAQCKHMSDHTDIGEQVSVDEVQTHNADGDGATVALVDCGAKGSIVESLVERDAAVHVFPYDASESDVAEVDPDLLFISNGPGDPQNFEQAGELVDTYVGDVPLAGICLGQQVVANALGGETEKMEFGHRGVNQPVRDLRSNQVVMTTQNHGYTVADPGDNLNVTQVNVNDDTPEGLENDDLDIITRQYHPEANPGPHDSLGFFDDVLAMAEK; encoded by the coding sequence ATGGCAGACGCATACGTGGCGCTGGAAGGCGAGCGCGTCGTCGAGGCGCGCGCTCGCGCCCCCGGCACAGCACGCGGCGAACTGGTGTTTACGACCGCCTACACCGGCTACGAGGAGAGCCTGACCGACCCGTCCTACGAGGAGCAGGTCCTGACGTTCTCGTACCCGCTGATCGGCAACTACGGCGTCCGGGAGGAACGCTTCGAGTCCGACCGCGTCCACCCGCGCGCCGCCGTCGCCCGCGAGATGACCGACGACGTGGCCGAGTGGCTCGAAAGCGAGGGCGTCCCCGCCGTCGATCACCTCGACACCCGCGACATCGTCACCGAGATCCGCGACGAGGGCGCGATGAAGTGCGGGATCGCGGCCGGCCCCGACGCGACAGCGGACGACGCGCTCGAACAGCTCGCCCAGTGTAAGCACATGTCCGACCACACCGACATCGGCGAGCAGGTCTCCGTCGACGAGGTCCAGACCCACAACGCCGACGGCGACGGCGCCACGGTCGCGCTGGTCGACTGCGGTGCGAAGGGCTCGATCGTCGAGTCGCTCGTCGAGCGCGACGCCGCCGTCCACGTCTTCCCCTACGACGCGAGCGAGAGCGACGTGGCCGAGGTCGACCCCGACCTGCTCTTTATCTCGAACGGTCCCGGCGACCCACAGAACTTCGAACAGGCCGGCGAACTGGTCGATACCTATGTGGGGGACGTTCCGCTGGCCGGGATCTGTCTGGGCCAGCAGGTCGTCGCAAACGCCCTCGGCGGCGAGACGGAGAAGATGGAGTTCGGCCACCGCGGGGTCAATCAGCCGGTGCGTGACCTGCGCTCGAACCAGGTCGTGATGACAACGCAGAACCACGGTTACACGGTCGCCGACCCGGGTGACAATCTCAACGTCACGCAGGTCAACGTCAACGACGACACGCCGGAGGGGCTGGAGAACGATGACCTCGACATCATCACCCGCCAGTACCACCCCGAGGCCAACCCCGGTCCCCACGACTCGCTGGGCTTCTTCGACGACGTACTGGCGATGGCAGAGAAGTAA
- a CDS encoding Lrp/AsnC family transcriptional regulator — protein sequence MDELDREILSILRKDARTPYTEIADAIGTSEGTVRNRVERLVDDGVIERFTVATRTGNVKSMIEVSVDVDVDTAAVSDRIAEWPEVDFVWQVSGEEDIVVVVDAADTNAVNDLITKARELDEVASTKTRLILDERVG from the coding sequence ATGGACGAACTCGACCGCGAGATACTTTCGATCCTTCGGAAGGACGCCCGCACCCCGTACACGGAGATCGCCGACGCGATCGGGACCTCCGAGGGGACGGTCCGGAACCGCGTCGAGCGCCTCGTCGACGACGGCGTCATCGAGCGGTTCACCGTCGCGACGCGGACGGGCAACGTCAAGTCGATGATCGAGGTGAGTGTCGATGTCGATGTCGACACCGCGGCCGTCTCGGACCGGATCGCGGAGTGGCCCGAAGTGGACTTCGTCTGGCAGGTCTCCGGCGAGGAAGACATCGTGGTCGTCGTCGACGCCGCCGACACGAACGCGGTCAACGATCTCATCACGAAAGCCCGGGAGTTGGACGAGGTGGCAAGCACGAAGACGAGGCTGATTTTAGACGAGCGAGTCGGCTGA
- a CDS encoding sensor histidine kinase, with amino-acid sequence MSSSSGGSDQRILYVQPKQDWTIHPDQLRHQRPALSVEVAETLSEALARRDESIDCLVAGFEISGGTAVELLDQSTTDRPDPPVVLAVAASDGTVPVEAVSEPFADVVPVTDSDESAAELAGAVAAVIPETNDPEIAGVPFPDARSMNDWKATLFDQFFTGIPQHMFVKDECGRHVVVSESAISHRIHRRSDEYLGRRDIDGVVPDAEAREPYEDDISVIETGEPIHNKEEYYAESGRWFLTSKDRWEDETRGTRGLLGVAQEITDRKERERQLRIVTHLVRHNLRNQLNVISGRAEYLIDNPGAAPEAGQCILDAALGLIEQLDKQQTILKIMVGEPEVRPVDLGEVVRSEVEALSRQYPAASIEADIEDGVVGSATDNVNHAITELLENAISHSSRSTPHVDVSVRIVDGEARIRVVDECPAIPEFEVEVLTGQRTVDQLSHSTGLGLWITQWVVTHADGAVSFDRATDGNAVTVTIPTAEWGG; translated from the coding sequence ATGTCCAGTTCTTCGGGGGGATCGGACCAGCGTATTCTGTACGTGCAGCCGAAACAGGACTGGACGATCCACCCGGACCAGCTACGGCACCAGCGACCGGCTCTTTCCGTCGAAGTCGCCGAGACGCTCTCCGAAGCGCTGGCACGCCGGGACGAATCGATCGACTGTCTCGTCGCGGGGTTCGAGATATCCGGCGGCACCGCCGTCGAACTGCTGGATCAGTCCACGACCGACCGGCCCGACCCGCCCGTCGTCCTCGCTGTCGCCGCGAGCGACGGCACTGTCCCGGTCGAGGCCGTCAGCGAACCGTTCGCCGACGTTGTCCCCGTCACCGACAGCGACGAGTCCGCAGCGGAGTTGGCCGGGGCGGTAGCGGCCGTGATCCCGGAGACGAACGACCCGGAGATCGCGGGCGTCCCCTTCCCTGACGCGCGGTCGATGAACGACTGGAAAGCCACGCTCTTCGACCAGTTTTTTACCGGCATCCCACAGCACATGTTCGTCAAGGACGAGTGCGGTCGGCACGTCGTCGTGAGCGAGAGCGCGATCTCACACCGCATCCACCGCAGGAGCGACGAGTACCTCGGCCGGCGGGACATCGACGGGGTCGTTCCCGACGCCGAGGCACGCGAACCGTACGAGGACGACATCTCCGTGATCGAGACCGGCGAGCCGATACACAACAAGGAGGAGTACTACGCCGAAAGCGGTCGCTGGTTCCTGACCTCGAAGGACCGCTGGGAGGACGAGACGAGGGGCACGCGAGGGCTACTCGGCGTTGCACAGGAGATAACCGACCGGAAAGAACGGGAGCGACAGTTGCGAATCGTCACCCACCTCGTCCGGCACAACCTGCGAAACCAACTCAACGTGATCAGCGGTCGGGCGGAGTACCTCATCGACAACCCGGGGGCCGCGCCCGAAGCGGGGCAGTGTATCCTTGACGCCGCGCTCGGACTGATCGAGCAACTGGACAAGCAACAGACGATCCTGAAGATCATGGTCGGCGAACCGGAGGTCCGGCCGGTCGATCTCGGCGAGGTCGTCCGGTCCGAAGTCGAGGCGCTCTCCAGGCAGTACCCGGCGGCGTCGATCGAGGCCGACATCGAAGACGGCGTCGTCGGGTCGGCGACAGACAACGTCAACCACGCGATTACGGAGTTACTAGAGAACGCGATCAGTCACAGCAGTCGGTCCACACCCCACGTAGATGTCAGCGTTCGGATAGTCGACGGCGAGGCACGGATCCGTGTCGTCGACGAGTGTCCCGCGATACCGGAGTTCGAGGTGGAGGTGCTGACGGGCCAGCGGACGGTCGACCAACTGAGCCACAGCACGGGACTGGGGTTGTGGATCACGCAGTGGGTCGTGACTCATGCCGACGGCGCAGTCAGTTTCGACAGAGCTACCGACGGGAACGCGGTGACGGTGACCATCCCGACGGCGGAGTGGGGCGGCTGA
- a CDS encoding HalOD1 output domain-containing protein has product MTAPNGTTERRRGYDPATGTYHTHHDWSGSTPLHYTVCTAVAALTGDDVSTTTPLADVVEPDALETLFRPEQPTGAATDRATFTYGGCTVTIYRDGRIHIVP; this is encoded by the coding sequence ATGACGGCACCGAACGGAACAACGGAGCGCCGACGGGGGTACGATCCGGCGACGGGAACCTACCACACCCACCACGACTGGAGTGGATCGACCCCGCTGCACTACACTGTCTGTACTGCTGTCGCGGCACTGACCGGCGACGATGTCTCGACGACCACGCCACTGGCGGATGTGGTCGAGCCCGACGCGCTGGAGACGCTGTTCCGGCCCGAGCAGCCGACGGGGGCTGCCACCGATCGCGCGACGTTCACCTACGGGGGCTGTACGGTCACGATTTACCGCGACGGACGCATCCACATCGTTCCGTGA